The genomic window CGTGATGATCGACGCCGTCATCCGCCTCCGGGAAGGGGTCATCACCCGGGAATCGCTGGAGGAGGAGAGCTATGCCTCCGGCCTCCTGGAGTATCCGCATTACACGAGACCCGTGGAGTTCCGGGGGATGTCCGTTCCAGACGTGCTTCTCTCGGGACATCACGAGGAGATCCGCAGGTGGAGGCTCAGGAAAAGCCTCGAGAGGACTCTGGACAGGCGTCCCGATTTACTGCATAATAAAGCGCTCACAGAAGAGGAAAAAGGCATTCTCAAGATCATCTTAGAGGAGAGAGGAGATGAACGAGCTACAGGCGATTGAAGCGAGGCAGATGGTGGACGATCGGGACAACTTCAACGTGGGGGATACGGTACGTGTCCACTTCCGCATCGACGAGGGCCAGAATGAACGGATTCAGGTCTTCGAAGGTATCGTCATCGCGAAAAAGCACGGCGGCCTCAGGGAGACGTTCATCGTGCGTAAGATTTCCTATGGGGTGGGAGTGGAGCGCATCCTTCCCCTCCATTCGCCCCGCATTCAGAAGATCGAAGTGGTGAGGAGAGGAAAGGTCCGACGTGCGAAGCTCTACTTCCTGCGCGATCGCATCGGAAAGCGCGCCACCCGGGTGAAAGAGAAACTTCCCTCGAAGAAGTAGACGATGTTCGTCTGGGACGTCCAACGACAGCATCCACTTGCGAGGGTAGAGGGGATACGACAGGGTTCGGTCGTATCCCTTTTTGTTTTGAGAAAGGCTGGATCCGGGCTCTGGGAAGCCCGTGTGGGAGAACACCGCTACGTGGTGAAGAGCAGCCTCCCCCTCGAAGAGGGGGCCCGCTACACCGCGAGAGTCGAACGACGCCACGGGGTGATCTACCTCAGGATCCTCTCCCGCCCCTTTCGGGACCCGTTTTCTCCTCTCTCCCGGTTCCTGCTTACGAAGTACGCATACCTCATCCCC from Spirochaeta thermophila DSM 6192 includes these protein-coding regions:
- the rplS gene encoding 50S ribosomal protein L19, translated to MNELQAIEARQMVDDRDNFNVGDTVRVHFRIDEGQNERIQVFEGIVIAKKHGGLRETFIVRKISYGVGVERILPLHSPRIQKIEVVRRGKVRRAKLYFLRDRIGKRATRVKEKLPSKK